The genomic window GTAGGCTATGCTTCTTCTATAATCTGGTCCCAATCTACGTTTCAGACTTAATTTATACTAATCCCCCAATGTACTCTAAAATATTTCCATGCTTTTCTGCCTCTGAACTTCTGCTCCTGTTGTTCTTTCCATCTGAAATGCTCTGCCCTCCATCTGTTGCATAAAATTCTAACTCACAAAACCTTCACCATCACTTAGCAAAGTGATCTCTCTTTTCACGCTATTCCCTTAGTACTACAAGCCTCTCTCATGGTTCTTATTCCACATTACATCTTGTAATAAAGGTAactatgtatacatattatttctCCTCCTAGGTTAAGAATAAGGACCATATCTTATTCACCTTTGTATCTCCTCAAAGCCCTAATACAGTACCTTTGACATAGTAGGTACTAACtgtcttgaatgaataaatgaattctaaCATTATCCCTATCAGAGTGGGCAATaagaatgtatatatgtattaggGTTGGAGGTGGAGGCTTGAGGTCATGGAAGGTTGCAGGAAAGAATACCTAGGGAATATCCTAATCCTGAGACTATGACAAAAGAAGGATGACGTGAAATAGGGTATGGTAAAGTGGAGGCCCAAACAGAGAGCTGATGTTTATCACTCCTTTGGCAAGAGAGAAACTTTCAATCTTCAGGTGTTGTGTGTAGACAACTAATACATGCCAGTGAATAGGAAATAAGATAAAACAAGTGACTTAAGCAGCCCCAAATTGAGCTTACTGCAGTATAGATCAGGTGATAACAAGTAACTCCAGTATAGTAAAGTCAAGTCTGATATACCCTGGGATATCTAAAATACAACACCAGGACAAAAAGCTGCTCTAGGGTCAGAAGTCCCCAggagaaaataggaaattgagacatttatttcaaaaaagcCAGGAAATAGAACAGTGTGCCAATCCTCACAACCTCCTCCCTGTTCCCAACCATTTCTCTGACTTGCCCATTCTCACACCACTTCAAGTCATTAACACTTCTCCATTTTTTAGCCCAAACTGCTGGATAAGAAGAAAGTCTTTTTCAGAAGAATAAGGTGCTATTCTTCTCCTTGGTGCCATCTGGTTCAAGTCAAAAGGTATAACTTTCTCATAAAGGCAACAGTTAGAACTCTATGCTTTGGAAAGACTGACATCAGGGCCTCTTGCCATGCAATAAATCTAGAATCCTGTCTCTAGAAGGCACTTGTGGCTAACTTTTTAGAAATGAGTCACATAATACAGGAGCTCCCATTCAGCTTAGAATCTTTACCTGGACAAGTGAAAAGGTTTAGAAAATAGTGGGTTTCAAAGTTGGCAACAACCTGGCATCAGCAGGGTAATTTCATCACAATCTCTCCATTTTCTAGACATCCAGTCAGGATCTGGTTAAGCTATTTAAACCCCACCATCTACTTTCTCTTCCAATTGCCTTTTATCCAGCTGGCAGGAGCTTCCAAGAAACATGATATAGTAGGCACTGCAGTATACGGGCTGCTTGTTGGGATTGGAATAGACCTGTTCAGGTTTGAGAGATGCAAAAGGGTTAGCTCCATAGGCAGTGATGTGTGTATCCAGGTCCACTAGAATCTGCAAAGAGGCTGCCAACTCCTGATGGCTATAAGAGACAGATAAGAAAAATTGGCCTGCTgattatgagagagagagaggagagaaactgGTCAGAACTTGACATTTCTAAACTCAGCGATCCCAAAAACTACCTCAGGCTAGACTAGGCAAGAGCTAACCCTCCCTTCCAAATGTCTCACTAATTATCCAATTAACTAGCACAGTACTTTGTTCCAAGGGGATGAGAAAGTCAactaggagaaggaagaaaatcctcACCAGAAGGCAGATGAGCAAAGGGGAGAGAAATAAGCTCATCTATATAAAGATAGGTGTGAGTGAATCAGGGAGGTATCACAAATAGGAAGAGGTCAAAACCTGTAAACAGTAATCAACGTAGGGATCTCATAATCACGAAGTAGCAGGAGGGTGGGCAGCCAAGCCTCCATCAAGTCTGGGGAAGCATGGAAACCTATGGAACAAAAATGGCAATGGGAATAGAGAGAGGAAAGGCTTAGGTAGACCCTAAGCAAGATACTTCTTTGTGTCCACCCCACTCCTCACCTTGTTTACCACCATCACCCACCCCAGGTTCTTCAATGGAAAATTCTGAACATAGGTGTAGCACATATGGCTAATGACCAACCAAGGTCATCATTATATTGTTTTACATGACCAAATGAATGAGGTTCCAAAGATAGAAGACGCAAGAGTCAGGACAGAAAATTCCCAGAGAAGCCACCCAGTGTTCCCTTGAACCAATGCCTCTTACCTGGATGGAATGCCACCACCAAATCTGGACGGGCTATCTGCCCAGTCTCTACCTGCTCCTCCCAGAAGTCATGATAGAGGCCCTTATGGCCACTAAGCTGAACTGTGCCAGGTTCCAAGGGTGAAGTTGAGGTGCTCTGTAAAAAGCCAGCAGCTATGTCTACACCCACCATGATTACATGGAGGCCAAGGTGTCCAGGAAACATGTAGCTAAGCTCATCATAGTCCCCAGGGCGAGTGAGGAATGTCTCCACATGGGAAGCACCAACCACATGCACTGTGCTTCCCCCAATCTTCCTAACATCTATCCCCAAGGCCCGAAGCCCAAGGCCCAGTGTCAAGGGCCGTGACAGGGCATCTGTCAGCAGCCGCTTCAAAGAGCTCTGCAGGACATCTGGGTCTGGCCTTGGCCGTCCTACACTGGCCCAGAGGGTGGTCATGGCATGACCACGTAGCACAGCATCCAGTGTAGCATCTAGTTGTAAATGCCGCATAGAAAACCAGGTGTCCCAGCCCTGTACAACTTCAGCCAGCCATGGCCAAGGTCCTGAGGGTAGgacaaaatcacctgcaggaaagaaagaataagtagTGACCTAATCCTTCCCTGGCTTCAATATTCCCTCCATGTCCACTCTCCCAATGTGTGACCAGGAGTGCCCCACTCCCCTGCCCTACCCAGTTCCTCATAACAACATGCTTTCCTATCTTTCCCCTAGTATGACTAACTATGACCATTATGACAAAGTTCCCCAAAACCACCACTCCACCTGTGACCAAAAGCCATTCCATGAGACGATCCACAGCTACAAGACGCAGCTCTTGACAAACCCTCCTGTGTGCTGGCTGGTCTGACCTCTGGCACTCTGGACCACAGTAATAGACATTTCTGCACCTGAGAGAATGAGTCCCAGAAATAATGTTCCTATACCTCAAAGGTGATTGGGAGAGTCTTTGGGAGGGAATTAATATTCCTGCACCTAGGAAGAAAGATCACTGAGTAAGGAAGGTAGGGAGAGGAGTAATAGCTGATGCACCAAATTTGGGGACTATTATTGGGTAGGTGACGCAATAGAGACTGGGAATGTAATTATCCTCTTGGGTCAGAGTGACAACTCAGTCTCTTTCTGGAACAACTCACTTTTTACATCCCTGAcggaaaaaacaacaacaacaaaatcaggAGTTTGTAGCTGCCCTCTTATCACAGGTATGGCTCAACCCCAACCTCCCTAGAATAGATATGGTTTTACCCGTTGAGTACTCAAGAGGAGGGAGGTAGAGAAGATTGTACTGTGGTCTCTGTCTGACCTTTCCATAACATGAAAAATGAGGAGCCCAACCCTTTTCTAATCTCTCTGTGGCCTGAATCACACAAAATGAGGAGTTGGCCTTAAGTTATTCTGAAAACTCTAAGAACTTTCCTCCAGCAATGAGGTCTTAGAACAGGATCATTTCTGGATATCTCCCCTATTAGCCCCCAACTAGTCACCTCTTGCATTGCCGGAGGACCTTGGAGTCTGAGAGGCCACTAGGGAGTGCTCTACAGTAAGCACAGAATCGGAATGTGTCCTCCATCTTCTGGAACATTTCTTGAGGGCATCGAAATCCAAAGCCTGACACAGGAGTACCCCCATCTACCACCAACCTGCAAAAGACAGCATGGAGAAGGAGTGATAATAGGAAAAAGAATATCTCCAAAATCTCTCATGAACCCTACCTTGCCTCCTATATATTTCTACCTACTCCCATGTAACCTACTCCCATCATTTCTCACTTAAGCAAATTATATTTCTTCTATAGTAATAAAACTAGCAAAAGTTAGGATGAGAAAATCCCTCACTCCAAGAACCCCTCATTTGTATATTCTCCAAGTTACTCCCTCTCTACCTTCTGAAATCACTTCTACCGGAGATAATATATCACTCTCTCATAGAGCTAGTCACTCACTTGTATTCTTCATAGCTTTTCATGTTCAGCTTTTGAAGGATCAGCTGC from Equus asinus isolate D_3611 breed Donkey chromosome 2, EquAss-T2T_v2, whole genome shotgun sequence includes these protein-coding regions:
- the MSS51 gene encoding putative protein MSS51 homolog, mitochondrial isoform X1 → MKGQLQVSHNLDLRRSSIHFTWKNEQEGSRGLSRSPDISGQAMAPRSRRQRHKKPPSSVTPMVVTPPTVVTSVPVTLSKPGPSIDALGFFSLENNVPGLSQLILQKLNMKSYEEYKLVVDGGTPVSGFGFRCPQEMFQKMEDTFRFCAYCRALPSGLSDSKVLRQCKRCRNVYYCGPECQRSDQPAHRRVCQELRLVAVDRLMEWLLVTGDFVLPSGPWPWLAEVVQGWDTWFSMRHLQLDATLDAVLRGHAMTTLWASVGRPRPDPDVLQSSLKRLLTDALSRPLTLGLGLRALGIDVRKIGGSTVHVVGASHVETFLTRPGDYDELSYMFPGHLGLHVIMVGVDIAAGFLQSTSTSPLEPGTVQLSGHKGLYHDFWEEQVETGQIARPDLVVAFHPGFHASPDLMEAWLPTLLLLRDYEIPTLITVYSHQELAASLQILVDLDTHITAYGANPFASLKPEQVYSNPNKQPVYCSAYYIMFLGSSCQLDKRQLEEKVDGGV
- the MSS51 gene encoding putative protein MSS51 homolog, mitochondrial isoform X2 is translated as MGVLLCQALDFDALKKCSRRWRTHSDSVLTVEHSLVASQTPRSSGNARGAGILIPSQRLSQSPLRYRNIISGTHSLRCRNVYYCGPECQRSDQPAHRRVCQELRLVAVDRLMEWLLVTGDFVLPSGPWPWLAEVVQGWDTWFSMRHLQLDATLDAVLRGHAMTTLWASVGRPRPDPDVLQSSLKRLLTDALSRPLTLGLGLRALGIDVRKIGGSTVHVVGASHVETFLTRPGDYDELSYMFPGHLGLHVIMVGVDIAAGFLQSTSTSPLEPGTVQLSGHKGLYHDFWEEQVETGQIARPDLVVAFHPGFHASPDLMEAWLPTLLLLRDYEIPTLITVYSHQELAASLQILVDLDTHITAYGANPFASLKPEQVYSNPNKQPVYCSAYYIMFLGSSCQLDKRQLEEKVDGGV